A stretch of the Pseudomonas sp. ACM7 genome encodes the following:
- the betB gene encoding betaine-aldehyde dehydrogenase gives MARFELQKLYIDGGYSDASSDATFEAINPANGEVLATVQRATQSDVERAVVSAEKGQKIWAAMTAMERSRILRRAVDILRERNDELAALETLDTGKSFSETKYVDIVTGADVLEYYAGLVPAIEGEQIPLRTTSFVYTRREPLGVVAGIGAWNYPIQIALWKSAPALAAGNAMIFKPSEVTSLTTLKLAEIYTEAGVPAGVFNVLTGSGREVGTWLTEHPRIEKISFTGGTDTGKKVMASASASSLKDVTMELGGKSPLIIFDDADLDRAADTAMMANFYSSGQVCTNGTRVFVPSHLKAAFEAKIVERVARIRVGNPEDENTNFGPLVSFAHMESVLGYIAKGKEEGARVLCGGSRLTEGEFAKGAFVAPTVFTDCTDEMTIVREEIFGPVMSILTYETEEEVIRRANDTDFGLAAGVVTKDLNRAHRVIHQLEAGICWINAWGESDAKMPVGGYKQSGVGRENGISSLNNFTRIKSVQVELGDYASVF, from the coding sequence ATGGCCCGTTTCGAACTGCAAAAACTCTACATCGATGGCGGCTACAGTGACGCCAGCAGCGACGCCACTTTCGAAGCCATCAACCCGGCTAACGGTGAAGTCCTCGCAACCGTACAACGTGCGACCCAGTCAGACGTTGAGCGCGCCGTCGTCAGCGCCGAAAAGGGCCAGAAAATCTGGGCTGCGATGACCGCCATGGAGCGTTCGCGCATCCTGCGTCGTGCCGTCGACATCCTGCGCGAGCGCAACGATGAACTGGCTGCTCTGGAAACCCTGGACACCGGTAAGTCGTTCTCCGAAACCAAGTACGTCGACATCGTCACCGGCGCTGACGTGCTGGAGTACTACGCAGGTCTGGTGCCGGCCATCGAAGGCGAGCAGATCCCGCTGCGCACCACGTCGTTCGTCTACACCCGTCGCGAGCCGCTGGGCGTCGTGGCCGGTATCGGCGCGTGGAACTACCCAATCCAGATCGCCCTGTGGAAATCCGCACCAGCCCTGGCGGCCGGTAACGCGATGATCTTCAAGCCAAGCGAAGTCACTTCCCTGACCACGCTGAAACTGGCCGAGATCTACACCGAAGCCGGCGTTCCGGCTGGCGTGTTCAACGTGCTGACCGGCAGCGGCCGTGAAGTCGGCACTTGGTTGACCGAGCACCCACGCATCGAAAAAATCTCCTTCACCGGCGGCACCGACACCGGCAAGAAGGTCATGGCCAGCGCTTCCGCTTCGTCGCTGAAAGACGTGACCATGGAACTGGGCGGCAAATCCCCGCTGATCATCTTCGACGACGCCGACCTCGATCGCGCCGCCGACACCGCCATGATGGCCAACTTCTACAGCTCCGGTCAGGTCTGCACCAACGGCACTCGCGTGTTCGTGCCGAGCCACCTGAAAGCCGCGTTCGAAGCCAAGATCGTTGAGCGCGTTGCCCGCATCCGCGTTGGCAACCCGGAAGACGAGAACACCAACTTCGGCCCGCTGGTCAGCTTCGCCCACATGGAAAGTGTGCTGGGTTACATCGCCAAAGGTAAGGAAGAAGGCGCTCGCGTGCTGTGCGGCGGCAGCCGTCTGACCGAAGGCGAATTCGCCAAAGGCGCGTTCGTGGCACCGACCGTGTTCACCGACTGCACCGACGAGATGACCATCGTTCGCGAAGAAATCTTTGGCCCGGTGATGAGCATCCTGACCTACGAAACCGAAGAAGAAGTGATCCGTCGTGCCAACGACACCGACTTCGGCCTCGCCGCTGGCGTCGTCACCAAGGACCTGAACCGCGCTCACCGCGTGATTCATCAACTGGAAGCCGGTATCTGCTGGATCAACGCCTGGGGCGAGTCCGACGCCAAGATGCCGGTTGGCGGCTACAAGCAGTCGGGCGTGGGCCGTGAAAACGGCATCAGCTCGCTGAACAACTTCACACGCATCAAATCGGTACAGGTCGAACTGGGCGATTACGCCTCGGTTTTCTAA
- the betI gene encoding transcriptional regulator BetI produces the protein MPKVGMQPIRRQQLIEATLQAVDQVGMGDASIALIARLAGVSNGIISHYFQDKNGLIAATAQYLMSVLSENVTARRQALEDSSPRAHLQVIIEGNFDASQVNGPAMKTWLAFWATSMHHPSLHRLQRINDHRLYSNLCCQFRRVLPLDTARSAARGLAALIDGLWLRGALSGDAFDTEQAHQIAYEYMDFQLAKQVS, from the coding sequence ATGCCCAAGGTCGGTATGCAACCCATCCGCCGCCAGCAGTTGATCGAAGCCACATTGCAGGCGGTAGATCAGGTCGGAATGGGGGACGCCAGCATTGCGCTGATCGCCCGTTTGGCCGGTGTCTCGAATGGCATCATCAGTCATTACTTTCAGGACAAGAACGGCCTGATCGCTGCCACGGCGCAGTATCTGATGAGCGTCCTCAGCGAGAACGTCACCGCGCGCCGTCAGGCGCTGGAGGACAGCAGCCCGCGGGCCCACCTCCAGGTGATTATCGAAGGCAACTTCGACGCCAGCCAGGTCAATGGCCCGGCAATGAAAACCTGGCTGGCCTTCTGGGCCACCAGCATGCACCACCCGTCTTTGCACAGGTTGCAGCGGATCAACGATCACCGTCTGTATTCCAACCTGTGCTGCCAGTTCCGCCGTGTATTGCCGCTCGATACCGCGCGCAGTGCAGCCCGGGGCCTGGCAGCCCTCATCGACGGTTTGTGGTTGCGCGGCGCGTTGTCGGGAGATGCTTTCGACACCGAGCAGGCGCACCAGATCGCTTACGAATACATGGATTTCCAACTGGCCAAGCAGGTGAGTTAG
- a CDS encoding BCCT family transporter, giving the protein MFYTSTALILLLTAILIIAPQEAGRLLGIAQAWLSRSFGWYYMVVIAAYLVFVVGLAFSSYGKLKLGSKDDTPDFSYGAWAGMLFSSGIGISLLYFGASEPLDHYFNPPEGVAGSNLAARQAVQLTFLHWGLHGWAIYALVGLAVAYFAYRHNQPLALRSALYPLVGERWVKGAAGHAVDGFGMFVTLLGLVTNLGIGSLQVSSGLENLFGMEHSNTNLLIVIIVMSTVATIAAVSGVENGIRRLSNLNIVLFSGLLIFVLLFGPTLHLLNGFVQNIGDYLNGVVLKTFDLYVYEGDSEKSDRWLGLWTVFYWAWWISWAPFVGMFIARISRGRTVRELVAGVLLIPLGFTLAWLSIFGNSALDLVMNHGAVELGKTALEQPSMAIYQLLEHYPASKIVIGVSIFVGFVLFLTPADSGAVMMANLSCKGGNVDEDAPHWLRIFWSAVITLVTIGLLFAGNFEAMQTMVVLAGLPFSVVLVFFMFGLHKAMRQDVQIEQEQAELAARGRRGFSERLTQLDLQPNQSIVQRFMDKQVSPALEDAAVQLRAQGLDVQTLLGKSKRCMGVRIEMEEGNPFVYEVSLDGYLAAASDMVSAESADEPRARYYRAEVYLHNGSQDYDLMGFTSDQITRDVLDQFESHRQLLGRVYS; this is encoded by the coding sequence GTGTTCTACACCTCTACCGCGTTGATCCTGTTGTTGACCGCCATTCTGATTATCGCCCCGCAAGAGGCTGGCAGATTGCTCGGTATTGCCCAGGCCTGGTTGTCCCGCAGCTTCGGCTGGTACTACATGGTGGTGATCGCCGCTTACCTGGTCTTCGTGGTCGGCCTGGCGTTTTCGTCCTACGGCAAGCTCAAACTGGGCAGCAAGGACGACACCCCGGACTTCAGCTACGGCGCCTGGGCGGGGATGCTGTTCTCGTCGGGTATCGGTATTTCGCTGTTGTACTTCGGTGCTTCCGAGCCGCTGGACCACTACTTCAATCCGCCGGAAGGCGTTGCCGGCAGCAACCTCGCTGCACGTCAGGCGGTTCAGCTGACGTTCCTGCACTGGGGCCTGCATGGCTGGGCGATCTACGCATTGGTCGGCCTGGCCGTGGCGTACTTTGCCTACCGTCATAACCAGCCGCTGGCGTTGCGTTCGGCGCTGTATCCGCTGGTGGGCGAGCGTTGGGTCAAAGGCGCGGCCGGTCACGCGGTGGACGGCTTCGGCATGTTCGTGACCCTGCTGGGGCTGGTGACCAACCTGGGGATTGGTTCGTTGCAAGTGTCGTCGGGGCTTGAAAACCTGTTCGGCATGGAACACAGCAATACCAATCTGCTGATCGTGATCATCGTGATGAGCACCGTGGCGACTATCGCTGCCGTGTCCGGCGTGGAAAACGGCATCCGCCGTCTGTCCAACCTGAACATCGTGCTGTTCAGCGGTCTGCTGATTTTCGTGCTGTTGTTCGGCCCGACCCTGCACCTGCTTAACGGCTTCGTGCAAAACATCGGCGACTACCTGAACGGCGTGGTGCTGAAGACTTTCGACCTCTATGTGTACGAAGGCGACAGTGAGAAGTCCGACCGCTGGTTGGGTCTGTGGACCGTGTTCTATTGGGCCTGGTGGATTTCCTGGGCCCCATTCGTCGGCATGTTCATCGCGCGTATTTCCCGTGGTCGCACGGTGCGTGAACTGGTGGCCGGCGTACTGCTGATCCCGCTGGGCTTCACCTTGGCGTGGTTGTCGATTTTCGGTAACTCGGCCCTGGACCTGGTGATGAACCATGGTGCGGTGGAGCTCGGAAAGACGGCGCTGGAACAGCCGTCGATGGCGATTTACCAGTTGCTGGAGCATTACCCGGCGTCGAAGATTGTGATCGGCGTGTCGATCTTTGTCGGTTTCGTGCTGTTCCTGACCCCGGCGGATTCCGGCGCGGTGATGATGGCCAACCTTTCCTGCAAGGGCGGTAACGTCGACGAAGACGCCCCGCACTGGCTGCGGATCTTCTGGTCGGCGGTGATCACGCTGGTGACCATCGGCCTGCTGTTCGCCGGTAACTTCGAAGCCATGCAAACCATGGTGGTGCTCGCCGGTCTGCCGTTCTCGGTGGTGCTGGTGTTCTTCATGTTTGGCCTGCACAAGGCCATGCGCCAGGACGTGCAGATCGAACAGGAGCAAGCGGAGCTGGCTGCGCGCGGTCGTCGTGGTTTCAGCGAGCGTTTGACGCAGCTGGACTTGCAGCCGAATCAGTCGATTGTTCAGCGTTTCATGGACAAGCAAGTCAGCCCGGCGCTGGAAGATGCAGCTGTGCAATTGCGTGCTCAGGGTCTGGATGTGCAGACGTTGCTGGGCAAGTCGAAACGCTGCATGGGCGTGCGGATCGAGATGGAAGAGGGCAACCCTTTTGTCTACGAAGTGAGCCTGGACGGCTATCTGGCAGCGGCGAGCGACATGGTTTCGGCTGAAAGTGCTGATGAGCCCCGCGCACGTTACTACCGCGCCGAGGTGTACCTGCACAACGGCAGCCAGGACTACGACTTGATGGGCTTCACTTCGGATCAGATCACCCGTGATGTGCTCGATCAGTTTGAAAGCCATCGGCAGCTCCTTGGCCGGGTCTATAGCTAA
- the choV gene encoding choline ABC transporter ATP-binding protein gives MSIIRFEDVDVIFSKDPREALKLLDQGMTRDQILKKTGQIVGVEKASLDVEKGEICVLMGLSGSGKSSLLRCINGLNTVSRGKLFVEHEGKQIDIASCTPAELKMMRTKRIAMVFQKFALMPWLTVRENISFGLEMQGRPEKERRKLVDEKLELVGLTQWRNKKPDELSGGMQQRVGLARALAMDADILLMDEPFSALDPLIRQGLQDELLELQSKLNKTIVFVSHDLDEALKLGSRIAIMKDGRIVQYSVPEEIVLNPADDYVRTFVAHTNPLNVLCGRSLMRTLDNCKRINGSVCLDPGGDSWLDLAEGNTIKGARQNGASLDLQNWVPGQAVEGLGRRPTVVDSNIGMREALQIRYQTGNKLVLHDNNKVVGILGDSELYHALLGKNLG, from the coding sequence ATGAGCATTATTCGCTTCGAAGACGTCGACGTAATCTTCTCCAAAGACCCGCGCGAGGCCTTGAAACTCCTCGACCAGGGCATGACACGCGACCAGATCCTGAAAAAGACCGGGCAGATTGTTGGCGTTGAAAAGGCCAGCCTGGATGTCGAAAAAGGTGAAATCTGTGTACTGATGGGCCTGTCCGGCTCCGGCAAGTCCAGCTTGCTGCGCTGCATCAACGGCCTCAACACCGTCAGCCGTGGCAAGTTGTTCGTCGAGCACGAAGGCAAGCAGATCGACATCGCGTCCTGCACCCCGGCGGAACTGAAAATGATGCGCACCAAGCGCATTGCGATGGTGTTCCAGAAATTCGCCCTGATGCCTTGGCTGACCGTTCGCGAGAACATCAGCTTTGGTCTGGAAATGCAGGGTCGTCCGGAGAAGGAACGCCGCAAACTGGTGGACGAGAAGCTTGAGCTGGTGGGCCTGACCCAGTGGCGCAACAAGAAGCCGGACGAGCTCTCCGGTGGTATGCAGCAACGTGTGGGCCTGGCCCGCGCGCTGGCGATGGACGCCGACATTCTGCTGATGGACGAACCGTTCTCGGCCCTCGACCCGCTGATCCGCCAAGGCCTGCAAGACGAACTGCTGGAACTGCAAAGCAAGCTGAACAAAACCATCGTGTTCGTGAGCCACGACCTCGATGAAGCCCTGAAGCTCGGCAGCCGTATCGCAATCATGAAAGACGGCCGCATTGTTCAGTACAGCGTGCCGGAAGAGATCGTGTTGAACCCTGCGGACGATTACGTGCGGACCTTCGTGGCCCACACCAACCCGCTGAACGTACTGTGCGGTCGCAGCCTGATGCGCACCCTCGACAACTGCAAACGCATCAACGGTTCGGTATGCCTGGATCCGGGCGGCGATTCGTGGCTGGACCTGGCGGAAGGCAACACCATCAAGGGCGCTCGTCAGAACGGCGCGAGCCTGGATCTGCAGAACTGGGTGCCGGGTCAAGCGGTTGAAGGGTTGGGTCGTCGGCCAACGGTAGTGGATTCGAACATCGGCATGCGCGAAGCGCTGCAGATTCGATATCAGACGGGCAACAAACTGGTGCTGCACGACAACAACAAGGTGGTCGGGATTCTCGGTGACAGTGAGCTGTATCACGCACTGCTCGGCAAGAACCTGGGTTAA
- the choW gene encoding choline ABC transporter permease subunit has protein sequence MLIDQKIPLGQYIAGFVEWLTQHGASTFDAIAVSLETMIHGVTFALTWFNPLALIGLIALLAHFIQRKWGLTVFVIASFLLILNLGYWQETMETLAQVLFATLVCVVIGVPLGIVAAHKPMFYTLMRPVLDLMQTVPTFVYLIPTLTLFGLGVVPGLISTVVFAIAAPIRLTYLGIRDVPQELMDAGKAFGCSRRQLLSRIELPHAMPSIAAGITQCIMLSLSMVVIAALVGADGLGKPVVNALNTADIALGFEAGLAIVLLAIMLDRICKQPEAKVGGDA, from the coding sequence ATGCTGATTGATCAGAAAATACCTTTAGGCCAGTACATCGCGGGCTTCGTTGAATGGTTGACGCAACACGGCGCCAGCACCTTCGACGCAATCGCCGTGTCACTGGAAACGATGATCCACGGCGTGACTTTTGCGCTGACCTGGTTCAACCCGCTGGCATTGATCGGCCTCATCGCGCTACTGGCACACTTCATTCAACGAAAGTGGGGACTGACCGTTTTTGTCATCGCCTCCTTCCTGCTGATCCTCAATCTGGGGTACTGGCAGGAAACCATGGAAACCCTTGCCCAGGTGTTGTTCGCCACCCTGGTCTGCGTGGTCATCGGCGTGCCGTTGGGCATCGTCGCCGCGCACAAACCGATGTTCTACACACTGATGCGTCCGGTGCTCGATCTGATGCAGACCGTACCGACCTTCGTGTACCTCATTCCTACCCTGACCCTCTTCGGTCTGGGTGTGGTCCCGGGCTTGATTTCGACGGTAGTGTTCGCGATTGCCGCGCCTATCCGCCTGACCTACCTGGGCATTCGCGATGTTCCGCAGGAACTGATGGACGCCGGCAAAGCCTTCGGCTGCTCGCGCCGTCAACTGCTTTCACGGATTGAACTGCCCCACGCCATGCCAAGCATCGCGGCCGGTATTACCCAGTGCATCATGCTGTCGCTGTCGATGGTGGTGATCGCGGCACTGGTGGGCGCCGACGGCCTGGGCAAACCCGTGGTCAACGCACTGAACACTGCTGATATCGCCCTGGGCTTCGAAGCCGGCCTGGCGATCGTACTGCTGGCGATCATGCTCGACCGTATCTGCAAACAACCCGAAGCCAAAGTAGGGGGTGACGCATGA